The genome window TTCCATTCCATTCTTATCAATTAGCGCTTGAACCCGCTCTGGCAAGTCCACTTTCCTGACTTCTCCTAGCTGAATATCAAACACAATGCCTGTATAATCAAAATGGATTTCTCGCTCAGCTTCACTTTGATTCATAAACATTTTCCATATCTCTAGGTTAATCTCAGACTCATTTTCCGCAGAATAAAAGTAACTAATTCGCTTCATAATAAAAACTACTTACTTTCTAAATCATGGACAAACAGCCCGCTTAATAATTTCGGTTCAAACCAAGTCGATTTTGGTGGCATGATTTCCGCGGCATCTGCCACACCAAGTAAATCGTCCATTGTTGGCGGGAACATCGCAAATGCCACTGAATGACTGCCATTATCCACCAAACGAGTCAGTTCTTCTAAACCACGTATTCCGCCGACAAAATCAATGCGATTGTCGCGACGAATATCTTCAATTCCAAAAATCGGCGTTAAAATTTGCGATTGTAATATCGAAACATCTAGCTGACCGATAACATCATTTGGAATCACTTCGCTTTTCGCCGTAAGTTTGTACCAATTTCCGTCTAAATACATCCCTACTTGTTTTGGCTTCTCTGGCTTAAATGCTTCTTTCCCAACCTTTTCCACATCAAAACTAGTCTCTACTTTGCTAAGAAAATCCACTTCAATTGGCACATTCACAACTCGATTATAATCAAGAATTTCTAATTGCTCTTCTGGGAAAACAACCGATAAGAAGAAATTAAATTCCGCTTCTGGCCCAGCCTCTGGGAATTCCTCGCGCCGTTTCAAACCAACTTTCACAGCAGATTCCGTTCTATGGTGACCGTCTGCGATATATAGCGCTGGGACTTCCGAGAACGCCGCTGACAGGTCTTCTAAAATATGTGTGTCCGTAATTGCCCAAACCTTATGCGCGACCCCATGGAAGCTCTCAAAGTCATATTCAGGCTCATTTTCATTCACCCAAGACTCAACAAGGGCATTAATTGCTTCTTTTCCACGATAAGTAAGGAAAATCGGACTTGTATTCGCATCACAGACATCTACATGACGAATCCGGTCTAACTCTTTCTCCTCACGAGTCAACTCATGTTTTTTAATTTTTCCATTTGTATAATCATCAATCGACGTACAAACAACCAGCCCTGTTTGCGGGCGACCATCCATCGTCAGTTGATAAATATAAAATGCCGGGTTTGCTTCTCTACCAAGCCAACCATCCAACTCAAATTGCTCCAAATTATCAGCTGCCTTTTTATATACAGCTGGGTCGTAAGGGGAAACCGCCGGATCCAAATCAATTTCCGCCTTATCAATATGTAAAAAAGAATACTTATTTGCATCACCAAGTTCGCGTGCCTCTTCCGAATTAAGTACATCATATGGCAACGAAGCTACCTTTTCCGCTAAATTTTTAATCGGACGAATTGCTTTAAATGGACGTATATTTACCATTGTTATCCTCCTTTTTAGTAAAAGAGCATGAACCCGTCTGGCAATAACCATAAAGTTTCATGCTCTCATTATTTCCCGGGTAATAATTTTAAACTGTCACACCTAATGGTTCAATAACTCGAACACGCAAAACCCCTTGCACAGCTAACAAATCTTGTTTTAGTTGCTCCAAATTAGCTTGCGTTTCTTTATCAATATCAATTAATGTGTAGGCATATTCATTTTTACTGCGATTTATCATATCTAAAATGTTTAACGAGTATTTCCCAAGCTCCGTCGTAATTTGTCCGACCATATTAGGAATGTTTTTGTGACAAATCCCAATTCGTGGATGCCCATTATACGGCATTTCCACGTTCGGAAAATTAACCGAGTTTTTAATACTACCTGTTTCAAGATATGATTGTAGTTCTTTCGCAGCCATTTTGGCACAGTTGGTTTCAGCTTCTTCCGTCGATGCGCCTAAATGAGGAAATACATGCACTTTTTTATGGTTTAATAATTCTTTTGTCGCGAAATCTGTAATATACAAACGTAAAAGTCCGTCATCCAAAGCTTCCTTCACAGAAGCAGAATCCACTAACTCACCACGAGAAAAGTTTAGTAAGACCGCATTATCCTTCACTAATTGCAGTGTATCTGCGTTAAACATACCGCGCGTTTTATCCGTTAACGGTACATGAACCGTTAAATAATCGCACGTTGCTAAAACTTCTTCTATCGTCATCGCGCGTTCCACTTCTTTAGAAATTCTCCAAGCCGTGTCTACGGAAACGAATGGATCATAACCGACCACATCCATCCCAAGCGATAGAGCATCATTTGCCACTAAAGCTCCAATTGCACCTAGACCGATAATTCCAAGTTTTTTGCCCGCAAGTTCAGTTCCCGCAAAAGCTTTCTTACCAGCTTCGACTTTCTGTTCCACATCATCTTCCGCCGGTAATTCTTTCACCCACTCTGTTCCTTCCAAAATTGGACGCGCCGAAACGAATAAACTCGCAAGGACTAGTTCTTTCACGGCATTGGCATTCGCGCCAGGTGTATTAAATACAACAATACCTTTTTCAGAACAATTTTCTACTGGGATATTATTAACTCCTGCACCAGCTCTAGCAACTGCTTTCACTGTTTCTGGAAAGTCAAAATCGTGTAAGTTGTAACTCCGTAGTAAAATCCCGTCTGCTGGCTGGTTTGCATCAATCACATATTTTTCAAGATCAAATGTCTTTAAGCCTTCTTTTGCGATAGCATTAAACGTTTGGATATTAAACACGTACTTCTCCCCCTTTTCTTGCATTTGCAAATTTTTCCATAAAGGCGATTAGTGCTTCAACCCCTTCAATTGGAAATGCATTGTAAAGACTTGCTCGCATCCCGCCCACTGAGCGATGTCCTTTCAAGTTTTCAAAACCGTTTGCTTCAGCTTCTTTGACAAAAGCTTTATCAAACTCCGCAGAATTTGTCACAAAAGGAACATTCGTGAGCGATCTTGCAGAAGGTTCGACCGGTGAAGAAAAGAAATCCGATTGATCAATATAATCATATAATAATGCCGCTTTTTTGCGATTTAACGCTTCAATCCCAGCAACGCCACCTTGCTCCTTAATCCATTCAAATACTAATTTCGCTACATAAATGGCAAACGTTGGTGGTGTGTTATACATGGAATCATTCTCGGCTTGTACTTTGAAATCTAACATAGAAGGAAGTCCCTCTACTTGCCCTATCAAATCTTCGCGCACGATGACAAGCGTTAATCCAGCAGGCCCAATGTTCTTTTGCGCTCCCGCATAAATTAAACCGAATTTCTTCACATCATACACGCTTGATAAAATATTAGAGGACATATCGGCAACGATTGGGACAGTTGAATCTGGCACATCAAACATCGCTGTTCCTTCAATTGTATTATTTGTTGTTACATGTAAGTAAGCCGCATCACTAGAAACTGTAGGAATTTCAGGAATATAGCTGAAATTGCGGTCTTCCGATGAGGCAATCACTTCCACCTCAACACCCTGAATTTTCTTGGCTTCGGAAATTGCTTTCTTCGCCCAAGATCCAGTATTTACATACGCCGCCTTTTTACCATTTGCAAGATTCATCGGCACCATATCGAATTGCAAACTCGCGCCACCTTGCAAAAATAGTACTTTGTAATTATCTGGAATCTCCATCAATTCTCGAATTAAGCTCTCCGCATCGTCTAAGATGTTTTGAAATAATTCTGAACGGTGACTCAGCTCCATTACTGACATTCCTGAACCATTATAAGAGAGTAGCTCCCTTTGAACCTTTTCAAGTACCGGTACTGGTAAAACCGCCGGACCTGCCGAAAAATTATAAACACGTTCCACTCAACATCTCTCCTGTCATCAAATTTCCCCAATTACTTACAAAAATTTTCACCAATAATAGAATACTTATTGGCCGGATATGAGCCTTCCTCGTTACACTTATGCTTTTCGAAGTTCTGTTCTTAAGAAATAAAAAAAACGAACCTGTGATATTCCACACAATATTCGGATTTTTCAGCGCTTAAAAGTAAACACTGCCTTTTGTACTTTTGTATATTATAGCAGAAACAGAACTGTTTTTCAGAAAATTTATACTAAATCTACAAATAAATGTGATGTTTAAACTTTCTGACATTAAAAAAGCACGAGAAACCGCTATTTAAAGCAATTCTCGCACTTCTTCTTTTTGAAAAACACTTCACAAGAGATGTTAGCTATTTTTCACTTTTCGTCCTAAAGTAAACCAATACACGGCAAAAAATACGATGAGCGCAATAATTGCTGTGCGGTACATGATCGCATAATTATAGTAAGTCGCCACGATACTCAGACCAAAACTACCAACAGCCATTCCAATGTCCATTCCCGAAAGAAAAGTCCCGTTCGCGGTACCTTTATTGTGCGGTGCAGCCCGGTCAACAGCCAGTGCTTGAAGCGCCGGTTGCGACATCCCGTAACCTAGCCCAAAGAATAGCGATGCGATAAACAAACTGATTGCCCCAGTTGCAAAAGAAAGAATTAATATCCCAATTATCATCGAAAGCGCTCCTGGAATAATAACAAAACGGTGTCCCTTTGTATCATAAAGCCGCCCAGCAAACAAACGGCTCACAAGAACCATAATCGCTTGCCCGATAAAATATATCCACGTTGTCGAAATCCCCAGTTCTGTTCCATATACCATCATAAACGTCTGGATCCCACCAAGCGGAATAGCCATTAATAAACACAATCCAGCCGGAAGCAAGGCCGTTTTCTCAAACAATTTCATTTTTTGATGTACAATTTTTTCTGATTTTGGAATTTTCACCTGTGTCATCAAAATTAAAATAAACACCATCAAAACAAGTGAAAACGTCACTAAAACATCGAAAGAAAAATAATTCATAATTAAAATAGCGATAATCGGCGCAAGTGACATTCCGAGTGCAGTCGTAAGCCCATAAAAACCAATACCTTCTCCCGTTCTGCTTGGCGGCACAAGTTTAGAAACGCCTGTTGCAATGGAAGTTGTTCCGATACCCCAGCCAGCCCCGTGGAAAAGCCGTAATATAAGTAAGGCCGCCACCGCAGTTGACCAATAAAAGTTCACTGTAGTTAAAATTAAAATCAAAAAACCCACGATAATAAGTACTTTCGGTCCGAATTTGTCATTCCAACTCCCAGCAATCGCCCGCATTAATAGCGCTACGATGGAGAATAGCCCAACAGCCAAACTAGCTTCCATTTGCGTTCCACCTAGCTCAATAATGCGTGCCGGCAACGTAGGCATAAACACCATAAATCCAATATATAAAAGTACACTGCCTAACAATAAAAATACGTAGTCCTTCGTCCAAAGTCTTGTCTTATTTTCCAAAATTTACCCCTCTTTACTCTATATTAGTAGAAATGTTCTTTAAAATAGTCGTGAATTTCTCCAAATCCGCGCGCTCAACTCCGGCAAACATTTTTTCGCAACTCACTTCCACGATATCTCGCAGTTCGTTCGTCTCTTTTCGCCCTTTTTCAGTTAAAGATAACAGCGAAATCCGTCTATCTTCTGTACTGATTTCCCGCACAATAAGCTCTTTTCTAAGCAAAACATCGACAATGCGATTCACAGTCGGTGTATCCTTCTTCGTCCAAAGCGCAATCTCTTTTTGTGAAATTGGCTCGTTCGCCTCAATTCCCTCTAAAACAGACCATTGCTCAGGCGTCACGTCATAACTCGCAATTGAACGCAGCAAAAACAAATGCATTTTCTTCGCTGTCGTATTCACATCAAATGAGATTTCATCATAATATCCGCGCATTACTATCCCCTTTTCCATTGTCGTAACAATAATTGTCATAACAACCATTATACATATTAATTTCCTCTTTGACAAGAAAAGCAGCCGAATAAACGACTGCTCCTACAATAATTCCAC of Listeria monocytogenes contains these proteins:
- a CDS encoding phosphoglycerate dehydrogenase — its product is MFNIQTFNAIAKEGLKTFDLEKYVIDANQPADGILLRSYNLHDFDFPETVKAVARAGAGVNNIPVENCSEKGIVVFNTPGANANAVKELVLASLFVSARPILEGTEWVKELPAEDDVEQKVEAGKKAFAGTELAGKKLGIIGLGAIGALVANDALSLGMDVVGYDPFVSVDTAWRISKEVERAMTIEEVLATCDYLTVHVPLTDKTRGMFNADTLQLVKDNAVLLNFSRGELVDSASVKEALDDGLLRLYITDFATKELLNHKKVHVFPHLGASTEEAETNCAKMAAKELQSYLETGSIKNSVNFPNVEMPYNGHPRIGICHKNIPNMVGQITTELGKYSLNILDMINRSKNEYAYTLIDIDKETQANLEQLKQDLLAVQGVLRVRVIEPLGVTV
- a CDS encoding arsenic metallochaperone ArsD family protein, which translates into the protein MKRISYFYSAENESEINLEIWKMFMNQSEAEREIHFDYTGIVFDIQLGEVRKVDLPERVQALIDKNGMEALPILVVDDAIYNYGEFSVIDAVEELLDVGVSIQVEED
- a CDS encoding lmo2826 family MFS transporter, with the protein product MENKTRLWTKDYVFLLLGSVLLYIGFMVFMPTLPARIIELGGTQMEASLAVGLFSIVALLMRAIAGSWNDKFGPKVLIIVGFLILILTTVNFYWSTAVAALLILRLFHGAGWGIGTTSIATGVSKLVPPSRTGEGIGFYGLTTALGMSLAPIIAILIMNYFSFDVLVTFSLVLMVFILILMTQVKIPKSEKIVHQKMKLFEKTALLPAGLCLLMAIPLGGIQTFMMVYGTELGISTTWIYFIGQAIMVLVSRLFAGRLYDTKGHRFVIIPGALSMIIGILILSFATGAISLFIASLFFGLGYGMSQPALQALAVDRAAPHNKGTANGTFLSGMDIGMAVGSFGLSIVATYYNYAIMYRTAIIALIVFFAVYWFTLGRKVKNS
- the serC gene encoding 3-phosphoserine/phosphohydroxythreonine transaminase gives rise to the protein MERVYNFSAGPAVLPVPVLEKVQRELLSYNGSGMSVMELSHRSELFQNILDDAESLIRELMEIPDNYKVLFLQGGASLQFDMVPMNLANGKKAAYVNTGSWAKKAISEAKKIQGVEVEVIASSEDRNFSYIPEIPTVSSDAAYLHVTTNNTIEGTAMFDVPDSTVPIVADMSSNILSSVYDVKKFGLIYAGAQKNIGPAGLTLVIVREDLIGQVEGLPSMLDFKVQAENDSMYNTPPTFAIYVAKLVFEWIKEQGGVAGIEALNRKKAALLYDYIDQSDFFSSPVEPSARSLTNVPFVTNSAEFDKAFVKEAEANGFENLKGHRSVGGMRASLYNAFPIEGVEALIAFMEKFANARKGGEVRV
- a CDS encoding MarR family winged helix-turn-helix transcriptional regulator; protein product: MRGYYDEISFDVNTTAKKMHLFLLRSIASYDVTPEQWSVLEGIEANEPISQKEIALWTKKDTPTVNRIVDVLLRKELIVREISTEDRRISLLSLTEKGRKETNELRDIVEVSCEKMFAGVERADLEKFTTILKNISTNIE
- a CDS encoding DUF1015 domain-containing protein, which produces MVNIRPFKAIRPIKNLAEKVASLPYDVLNSEEARELGDANKYSFLHIDKAEIDLDPAVSPYDPAVYKKAADNLEQFELDGWLGREANPAFYIYQLTMDGRPQTGLVVCTSIDDYTNGKIKKHELTREEKELDRIRHVDVCDANTSPIFLTYRGKEAINALVESWVNENEPEYDFESFHGVAHKVWAITDTHILEDLSAAFSEVPALYIADGHHRTESAVKVGLKRREEFPEAGPEAEFNFFLSVVFPEEQLEILDYNRVVNVPIEVDFLSKVETSFDVEKVGKEAFKPEKPKQVGMYLDGNWYKLTAKSEVIPNDVIGQLDVSILQSQILTPIFGIEDIRRDNRIDFVGGIRGLEELTRLVDNGSHSVAFAMFPPTMDDLLGVADAAEIMPPKSTWFEPKLLSGLFVHDLESK